A single region of the Streptomyces sp. AM 4-1-1 genome encodes:
- the purH gene encoding bifunctional phosphoribosylaminoimidazolecarboxamide formyltransferase/IMP cyclohydrolase, producing MSVNKPIRRALVSVYDKTGLEDLARGLHEAGVELVSTGSTASRIAAAGVPVTKVEELTGFPECLDGRVKTLHPKVHAGILADLRLDAHRAQLAELGVEPFDLVVVNLYPFKETVASGASADECVEQIDIGGPSMVRAAAKNHPSVAVVTSPERYADVLAAVRSGGFDLTARKRLAAEAFQHTAAYDVAVASWFADDYAAADDTGFPDFFGTTYERSNVLRYGENPHQPAALYTSGAGGLAGAEQLHGKEMSYNNYTDTDAARRAAYDHTEPCVAIIKHANPCGIAIAGDVAEAHRNAHACDPLSAYGGVIAVNRPVSVTMAEQVAEIFTEVIVAPAYEDGAVEILARKKNIRVLRCPEAPTAPVEVKPIDGGALLQVTDRLQAGGDDPANWTLATGDALSADELDELSFAWKACRAVKSNAILLAKGGASVGVGMGQVNRVDSAKLAVERAGEERARGAYAASDAFFPFPDGLEILTAAGVKAVVQPGGSVRDELVVEAAKKAGVTMYFTGTRHFFH from the coding sequence ATGTCGGTGAATAAGCCCATCCGTCGCGCCCTGGTCAGCGTCTACGACAAGACGGGGCTCGAAGACCTCGCCCGCGGTCTGCACGAGGCGGGGGTCGAGCTCGTCTCCACCGGTTCCACCGCGTCGAGGATCGCCGCCGCCGGGGTCCCGGTCACCAAGGTCGAGGAGCTGACCGGCTTCCCCGAGTGCCTGGACGGCCGCGTCAAGACCCTGCACCCGAAGGTGCACGCGGGTATCCTCGCCGATCTGCGCCTGGACGCCCACCGCGCCCAGCTCGCCGAGCTGGGTGTGGAACCGTTCGACCTGGTCGTCGTGAACCTCTACCCGTTCAAGGAGACGGTCGCCTCCGGCGCGAGCGCCGACGAGTGCGTCGAGCAGATCGACATCGGCGGTCCGTCGATGGTCCGCGCCGCCGCCAAGAATCACCCGTCCGTGGCAGTCGTGACGAGCCCTGAGCGGTACGCCGACGTCCTCGCCGCGGTCCGGTCGGGCGGTTTCGACCTGACCGCCCGCAAGCGGCTGGCCGCCGAGGCGTTCCAGCACACCGCCGCCTACGACGTGGCCGTCGCCTCCTGGTTCGCCGACGACTACGCGGCGGCCGACGACACGGGCTTCCCCGACTTCTTCGGTACGACGTACGAGCGGAGCAACGTCCTCCGGTACGGCGAGAACCCGCACCAGCCCGCCGCGCTCTACACATCCGGCGCCGGCGGCCTGGCCGGTGCCGAGCAGCTGCACGGCAAGGAGATGTCGTACAACAACTACACGGACACCGACGCCGCCCGTCGTGCCGCGTACGACCACACCGAGCCGTGCGTCGCGATCATCAAGCACGCCAACCCCTGCGGCATCGCGATCGCCGGGGATGTCGCCGAGGCGCACCGCAACGCGCACGCCTGCGACCCGCTGTCGGCGTACGGCGGCGTCATCGCCGTCAACCGCCCGGTGAGCGTCACCATGGCCGAGCAGGTCGCGGAGATCTTCACCGAGGTCATCGTCGCCCCGGCGTACGAGGACGGTGCGGTCGAGATCCTGGCCCGCAAGAAGAACATCCGTGTGCTGCGCTGTCCGGAGGCCCCGACCGCACCGGTCGAGGTCAAGCCGATCGACGGCGGCGCGCTGCTCCAGGTCACCGACCGGCTCCAGGCCGGCGGCGACGACCCGGCCAACTGGACCCTCGCCACCGGCGACGCCCTCTCCGCGGACGAACTGGACGAGCTGTCCTTCGCCTGGAAGGCGTGCCGCGCGGTGAAGTCCAACGCGATCCTGCTCGCCAAGGGCGGCGCCTCGGTCGGCGTCGGCATGGGCCAGGTCAACCGCGTCGACTCCGCGAAGCTGGCGGTCGAGCGGGCGGGCGAGGAGCGCGCACGCGGGGCGTACGCCGCCTCGGACGCGTTCTTCCCGTTCCCCGACGGACTGGAGATCCTGACGGCGGCCGGGGTCAAGGCCGTGGTCCAGCCGGGCGGATCGGTCCGTGACGAGCTGGTCGTCGAGGCCGCGAAGAAGGCGGGCGTGACGATGTACTTCACCGGCACCCGCCACTTCTTCCACTGA
- a CDS encoding PLP-dependent aminotransferase family protein — MDSWAISKATIGADLHLEPMGRGLRNGLMNALREAVRTGRLAPGTRLPSSRTLAADLGVARNTVADAYAELVAEGWLTARQGSGTTVARRAEPRPSPSATPRTPPMRRRPTYSLVPGSPDLSTFPRAEWLKAARRALTAAPNEAFGYADLQGRIELRTALADYLARARGVRASPERIVICSGFVHGLMLLAKVLRQLRGARAVAVESYGLDFHRDVLTEAGLRTPCLPFDALGSRTGGLADARGVGAVLLTAAHQFPMGMPLHPDRRTAVVDWARGTGGLILEDDYDGEFRYDRHPVGALQGLDPDRVVYLGTSSKSLAPGLRLAWMVLPESLVADVTRVKGHADWSSGTPDQLTLAEFIGSGAYDRHVRAMRLRYRRRRDQLVAVLAERAPDIRISGIAAGMHAVLELPEGSERSVIQAANWQGLALEGLERFRHPQAPPGRDALVIGYGVPPDSAWTGTLDALCRVLP, encoded by the coding sequence ATGGATTCGTGGGCCATTTCCAAGGCCACCATCGGGGCGGACCTGCATCTCGAACCGATGGGCAGGGGACTGCGCAACGGGCTGATGAACGCCCTGCGTGAGGCCGTGCGCACGGGAAGGCTGGCTCCCGGCACCAGGCTGCCGTCGTCCCGTACGCTCGCCGCCGATCTGGGCGTCGCCCGCAACACCGTCGCCGACGCCTACGCCGAACTGGTGGCCGAGGGGTGGCTCACCGCACGGCAGGGCTCGGGGACCACGGTCGCGCGGCGGGCCGAACCGCGCCCCTCCCCGTCCGCCACGCCGCGCACCCCGCCGATGCGGCGCCGGCCCACGTACAGCCTGGTGCCCGGCTCACCCGACCTGTCGACGTTTCCGCGCGCCGAATGGCTCAAGGCGGCCCGCCGCGCTCTGACCGCCGCACCCAACGAGGCGTTCGGGTACGCCGATCTACAGGGCCGCATCGAGTTGCGCACCGCGCTCGCCGACTATCTGGCGCGGGCGCGCGGGGTGCGTGCCTCACCCGAGCGGATCGTGATCTGCTCCGGCTTCGTCCATGGGCTGATGCTGCTGGCGAAGGTACTGCGACAGCTCCGGGGAGCGCGCGCGGTGGCCGTCGAGTCGTACGGCCTGGACTTCCACCGGGACGTCCTCACCGAGGCCGGACTGCGCACTCCTTGCCTGCCGTTCGACGCGCTCGGCTCCCGGACCGGGGGACTGGCCGACGCACGGGGCGTGGGCGCGGTGCTGCTGACGGCCGCCCACCAGTTCCCGATGGGAATGCCGCTCCACCCCGACCGCCGTACCGCCGTCGTCGACTGGGCGCGCGGTACGGGCGGGCTGATCCTGGAGGACGACTACGACGGGGAGTTCCGATACGACAGACACCCGGTCGGCGCCCTTCAGGGACTGGACCCCGACCGGGTGGTCTACCTCGGTACGTCCAGCAAGTCGCTGGCCCCCGGGCTGCGTCTGGCCTGGATGGTGCTGCCCGAGTCACTGGTCGCGGACGTGACGCGGGTCAAAGGACACGCCGACTGGTCGTCGGGTACACCGGACCAGCTGACGCTCGCGGAATTCATCGGATCGGGGGCGTACGACCGTCATGTACGCGCCATGAGGCTGCGTTACCGTCGCCGCCGCGACCAGCTCGTCGCCGTGCTCGCCGAGCGCGCCCCGGACATCCGGATCAGCGGTATCGCCGCCGGTATGCACGCGGTCCTCGAACTCCCGGAGGGCAGCGAACGGTCGGTGATCCAGGCGGCGAACTGGCAGGGGCTCGCCCTGGAGGGCCTCGAACGCTTCCGCCACCCGC
- a CDS encoding carboxymuconolactone decarboxylase family protein, translated as MTTNENHGTPTDRAPEPAPRLRWAELAPDVYKAMVRLDVAARRGIDPTLIELVKIRASQLNHCAFCLDMHSKDALAAGESAERIIQLSAWEESPHFYTEKEIAAIELTEAVTVLTDGFVPDEVYERAAKHFEETELTQLIAAIIVINSWNRFGVACRSAAGHYTPGDIK; from the coding sequence ATGACGACGAACGAGAACCACGGCACGCCCACCGACCGCGCACCCGAGCCCGCCCCGCGTCTGCGCTGGGCCGAGCTGGCCCCCGATGTCTACAAGGCGATGGTCCGGCTGGACGTCGCCGCCCGCCGGGGCATCGACCCGACGCTGATCGAGCTGGTGAAGATCCGTGCCTCGCAGCTCAACCACTGCGCGTTCTGCCTGGACATGCACAGCAAGGACGCGCTCGCGGCGGGTGAGTCGGCCGAGCGGATCATCCAGCTGAGCGCCTGGGAGGAGTCGCCGCACTTCTACACGGAGAAGGAGATCGCGGCGATCGAACTGACCGAGGCGGTGACCGTCCTGACCGACGGTTTCGTTCCGGACGAGGTGTACGAGCGGGCCGCCAAGCACTTCGAGGAGACGGAACTGACCCAGCTGATCGCAGCCATCATCGTGATCAACTCCTGGAACCGGTTCGGGGTGGCCTGCCGCTCCGCCGCCGGTCACTACACCCCCGGCGACATCAAGTGA
- a CDS encoding RDD family protein, which produces MSFGDPNPNNPYGKQPGQPGQPGQAGQPGQPGYGYPQQSPQGVPPQGYGYPQQPGQPYGGGYPQQPGQGGLPELAHWGLRFAATIVDGLVMCVPYLVVIIGGAIGGSFGGLLSVIGFLAVVGVALWLLYQEGTTGQSIGKKALNIRLLREADGQPLGFGMAFVRKLAHFLDSLVCYIGYLWPLWDAKKQTFADKVCSSVVIKSQ; this is translated from the coding sequence ATGAGCTTCGGCGACCCGAACCCGAACAACCCCTACGGGAAGCAGCCCGGTCAGCCCGGTCAGCCCGGTCAGGCCGGCCAGCCCGGTCAGCCCGGCTACGGCTACCCGCAGCAGAGCCCCCAGGGCGTCCCGCCGCAGGGCTACGGCTACCCGCAGCAGCCCGGTCAGCCGTACGGCGGCGGCTACCCCCAGCAGCCCGGCCAGGGTGGTCTGCCCGAACTGGCCCACTGGGGCCTGCGCTTCGCCGCGACCATCGTCGACGGGCTCGTGATGTGCGTCCCGTACCTCGTGGTCATCATCGGCGGAGCCATCGGCGGCTCCTTCGGCGGCCTCCTCTCGGTCATCGGCTTCCTCGCCGTGGTCGGTGTGGCGCTGTGGCTGCTGTACCAGGAGGGCACCACCGGCCAGAGCATCGGCAAGAAGGCCCTGAACATCCGGCTGCTGCGCGAGGCCGACGGCCAGCCGCTCGGCTTCGGCATGGCGTTCGTCCGCAAGCTGGCCCACTTCCTGGACAGCCTCGTCTGCTACATCGGCTACCTGTGGCCGCTGTGGGACGCCAAGAAGCAGACGTTCGCGGACAAGGTCTGCTCGTCCGTGGTCATCAAGTCCCAGTGA
- a CDS encoding malate dehydrogenase, whose amino-acid sequence MTRTPVNVTVTGAAGQIGYALLFRIASGHLLGADVPVSLRLLEIPQGLKAAEGTAMELDDCAFPLLRNIEITDDPNVGFAGANVALLVGARPRTKGMERGDLLSANGGIFKPQGKAINDNAADDIKVLVVGNPANTNALIAQAAAPDVPADRFTAMTRLDHNRAISQLAAKTGSAVSDIKRLTIWGNHSATQYPDIFHAEIAGKNAAEVVNDEAWLADTFIPTVAKRGAAIIEARGASSAASAANAAIDHVHTWVNGTAEGDWTSMGIPSDGSYGVPEGIISSFPVTTENGTYEIVQGLDINEFSRTRIDASVKELTEERDAVRELGLI is encoded by the coding sequence ATGACCCGCACTCCCGTGAATGTCACCGTGACCGGCGCAGCCGGCCAGATCGGCTACGCGCTGCTCTTCCGCATCGCGTCCGGCCACCTGCTCGGCGCGGATGTGCCGGTCAGCCTCCGTCTCCTCGAAATCCCGCAGGGCCTCAAGGCCGCCGAGGGCACCGCGATGGAGCTCGACGACTGCGCCTTCCCGCTGCTGCGCAACATCGAGATCACCGACGACCCGAACGTCGGCTTCGCCGGTGCCAACGTCGCACTGCTGGTCGGCGCCCGGCCCCGTACGAAGGGCATGGAGCGCGGCGACCTGCTCTCCGCCAACGGCGGCATCTTCAAGCCGCAGGGCAAGGCGATCAACGACAACGCCGCTGACGACATCAAGGTGCTCGTCGTGGGCAACCCGGCCAACACCAACGCGCTCATCGCGCAGGCCGCCGCCCCGGACGTACCGGCCGACCGCTTCACCGCGATGACCCGTCTGGACCACAACCGGGCGATCTCACAGCTGGCCGCCAAGACCGGCTCCGCCGTCTCCGACATCAAGCGGCTGACGATCTGGGGCAACCACTCGGCGACCCAGTACCCCGACATCTTCCACGCGGAGATCGCCGGCAAGAACGCCGCCGAGGTCGTCAACGACGAGGCATGGCTGGCCGACACCTTCATCCCGACCGTCGCCAAGCGCGGCGCCGCGATCATCGAGGCCCGTGGCGCCTCCTCGGCCGCCTCCGCCGCGAACGCCGCCATCGACCACGTGCACACCTGGGTCAACGGCACGGCCGAGGGCGACTGGACCTCGATGGGCATTCCGTCGGACGGCTCCTACGGTGTGCCCGAGGGCATCATCTCGTCCTTCCCGGTCACCACGGAGAACGGCACGTACGAGATCGTCCAGGGCCTGGACATCAACGAGTTCTCCCGCACGCGCATCGACGCGTCGGTGAAGGAGCTGACCGAGGAGCGCGACGCGGTGCGCGAGCTCGGCCTGATCTGA
- a CDS encoding bifunctional methylenetetrahydrofolate dehydrogenase/methenyltetrahydrofolate cyclohydrolase, producing MTAHILDGKATAAAIKSDLTARVAALKARGITPGLGTLLVGDDPGSRWYVNGKHRDCAEVGIGSIQRELPATATQEQIEDVVRELNDNPECTGYIVQLPLPKGIDTNRVLELMDPLKDADGLHPMSLGRLVLNEPGPLPCTPQGVVQLLRHHGVEINGAHVVVVGRGVTIGRSIPLLLTRKSENATVTQCHTGTRDLSAHLKQADIIVAAAGVPHIIKPEDVKPGAAVLDVGVSRDENGKIVGDVHPGVAEVAAWISPNPGGVGPMTRAQLLVNVVEAAERAADAVSAG from the coding sequence ATGACTGCCCACATTCTCGATGGCAAGGCCACCGCAGCCGCGATCAAGTCCGACCTGACCGCCCGTGTGGCGGCCCTCAAGGCACGGGGCATCACCCCCGGTCTGGGAACCCTGCTCGTCGGGGACGACCCGGGCAGTCGGTGGTACGTGAACGGCAAGCACCGTGACTGCGCCGAGGTCGGCATCGGCTCGATCCAGCGGGAGCTTCCCGCCACCGCGACCCAGGAGCAGATCGAGGACGTCGTGCGGGAGCTCAACGACAACCCCGAATGCACGGGCTACATCGTGCAGTTGCCCCTCCCCAAGGGCATCGACACCAACCGGGTCCTGGAGTTGATGGACCCGCTCAAGGACGCCGACGGACTGCACCCGATGAGCCTGGGCCGACTCGTCCTGAACGAGCCGGGCCCGCTGCCCTGCACCCCGCAGGGTGTCGTCCAACTGCTCCGCCACCACGGGGTCGAGATCAACGGGGCGCACGTCGTGGTCGTCGGCCGCGGAGTGACCATCGGGCGCTCGATCCCGCTCCTGCTCACCCGTAAGTCCGAGAACGCCACGGTCACCCAGTGCCACACCGGTACGCGTGACCTCTCGGCGCACCTCAAGCAGGCGGACATCATCGTCGCCGCCGCCGGGGTGCCGCACATCATCAAGCCCGAGGACGTGAAGCCGGGCGCGGCCGTGCTCGACGTCGGCGTCAGCCGGGACGAGAACGGCAAGATCGTCGGCGATGTGCACCCGGGGGTGGCCGAGGTGGCCGCGTGGATCTCCCCCAACCCCGGTGGTGTCGGCCCGATGACCCGGGCGCAGCTGCTGGTCAACGTGGTCGAGGCGGCGGAGCGCGCCGCCGACGCCGTCTCCGCCGGCTGA
- the purN gene encoding phosphoribosylglycinamide formyltransferase produces the protein MASPPPSAAPARLVVLVSGSGTNLQALLDAIDDDPAGYGAQVVAVGADRSGIAGLERAERAGLPTFVRKVSDHATREEWDAALTAAIAAHRPDLVVSAGFMKIVGKRFLAEFGGRFVNTHPALLPSFPGAHGVRDALAYGVKVTGCTVHFVDDGVDTGPIIAQGVVEVTEEDTAEGEAALHERIKEVERKLLVEVVGRLARNGYRIEGRKVHLGHVGE, from the coding sequence GTGGCCTCCCCGCCCCCCTCCGCCGCCCCGGCCCGCCTGGTCGTCCTCGTCTCGGGTTCCGGAACGAATCTCCAGGCGCTGCTCGACGCGATCGACGACGACCCGGCGGGTTACGGGGCCCAGGTGGTCGCGGTCGGCGCCGACCGCTCGGGGATCGCCGGTCTGGAGCGCGCCGAACGCGCCGGACTGCCGACCTTCGTCCGCAAGGTCTCGGACCACGCCACCAGGGAGGAGTGGGACGCGGCCCTCACCGCCGCCATCGCCGCCCACCGCCCGGACCTCGTCGTGTCCGCGGGGTTCATGAAGATCGTGGGCAAGCGGTTCCTCGCCGAGTTCGGCGGCCGTTTCGTCAACACCCACCCCGCCCTGCTGCCCAGCTTTCCCGGTGCCCACGGTGTGCGTGACGCGCTCGCGTACGGCGTGAAGGTCACCGGGTGCACCGTCCACTTCGTCGACGACGGCGTCGACACCGGTCCGATCATCGCGCAGGGCGTGGTCGAGGTGACCGAAGAGGACACGGCGGAGGGCGAAGCCGCTCTCCACGAACGCATCAAGGAAGTCGAGCGAAAGCTGCTCGTCGAGGTCGTGGGGCGGCTCGCCCGTAACGGCTATCGCATTGAGGGACGAAAGGTTCATCTCGGTCATGTCGGTGAATAA